The Malaclemys terrapin pileata isolate rMalTer1 chromosome 5, rMalTer1.hap1, whole genome shotgun sequence genomic interval TGGTATCCATTAAAAAGTCATATTAACGGGTTTGAGGCTTTTTGTTTGTCATGAAAAAAGTTATACAGTACTTATTGACAAAGGAGAACAGTTCTGAATGTACTCATATGTTTGAAAGTGTAGAAAGATTTGGGGAAAGGGGTATTGTACATTAACCAATGTTTCCTAATTATATTGTACATAtactaaaataatttttctctaTTCCAACAAATGGGTGAGAAATAAACTAAGCTGTCTTCTGTGGCACATGTATATTTCATCAGTCACTTTATCTCAGAAGTTGAGTGCATTAGTTGGAATCACTGCCGTCAGTCAGATTCCCATGTTGGAGTCAATGCTTCTGGTTTGGGAGGGTGACACTAAAATGGAGAAATTGACAAGATTCATGAAAAAAAACCAGCACCACAAAAAGACTCTAATGTATTgtccaatgggaatttttccttcTAGAAATCACTTTCATGTTGTTTTCTTGCACATTTTCCCCAGTAGAGGTGAAAAGTATGTTACCTAGCCTTATTAATGGAAATAGCACCTTGGCTACACTCTAGTAGTAATTTTGATGTCAGAATATTGAGAAGTAAACCTAAATGTACctaagattttatttaaaaatgtatatttgttaTTTCATTCTGTAACTGACTGGCAGAGTTCTGTTCTGAACTTCTGTCACTGAATGACTTTGTTGccctggacaagtcatttaaactTTCTGTCTGGGCCTGATTATCAACTTCCTTATACCAGTTTAtctccactgactccaatggagatTTAAACTTGTGTAAATAAGAGAAAAATCAATCCCTCAACTACTACAGTGATAAGCATGGCACATAGACCTTCTCCATTAATTACACCATCATAAAATGGAGTAATGATATTTGCCCAACTTTTTTAAAGTCTTTGAGTTCTAGCTAATCTACTGTACCTGTCTCAGAGGTTTCTATAGCACCTATGACTACAGTATTTAAGAAACTCACCACATGAAAAGTACTAGATGAATGTAAACTATTATTAATTTGTGAGAAATATTTTGAGTACTTACTTAGCTTTAGAAGTGACATGCACCAAAACAGGAATCTGATTGTGGTCCCGGAATTTCCCCAAACATGGCAATACTTGTCAATAGCTCCAATGTTTGCAATGTTTACAATAAAAGTGGAAAAAGATGTAATTTATTCTGTACAAAAAGTGGAAGTGAACTAAGATAACTTGCAGTATCAAGTTGTGATATCATCACAATGATGGCTAGATACCAGACACTGTTTTGTCTTATTGCTTAATTTTCCATTAGTTTGTAATAATGCACTGCACATATAATTCAGAGATATTGCCATGACTGAAGCATGCTAAAATGTAACAAAGCTCTCCCCAATATTTAAACTCAATGCTATGCCAATATGTGATAtacatcaatatattttaaattacatccaaaaaactatattaaaggAGCATTACAATTATaatgtcaagcactcaaaaattaggaaataccagagTTCAAGTTACCTGCGCaaccttaatttaatttaattacatgATAACATACCCTTTTccccctacctcattcagtgaATGAGAAGTTACTCAATATTTCTTTTCATCGTCTTCATTGAATGTGTGGCCATTATTTAAATGCACTCCATTCAGAGCCTGCACTGAGCACAAAATGAATTTCCATAGGGACTTTTCTGTGGTACTCATCATTATAGTATCAgtgtgaatttattttcacaacacccctgtgagattaATACCCctgttttacacatggggaactgagtgATTAAGGCCAAAATTGTCAAGTACCCACTAATTTTGGGTCCCCAGCTTGAGATACCTAGGACTTGATTTTTCAAAGTACtaagcattatatagcactttatacgttctaagcacagctcccattgacttcagctgtagtcataagtgctcagcacttctgcaaatcagaccccatgaGTCacattgggcacccagaaaatgaggaacacactattagtgaccacctgtgaaaaaatTAGTTTAAATGACTTctccagcatcacataggaagacagggatagaatccaattttcTAGGGTGGTATTCAGCTTCTTTAGCTATgagaccatcttttctcttctGGTAATCTCCTGCTTCATTCACCTTCCCAATTCTGCAACAAGAGGCCAGGGTCTTACAGACAACAACTTCATTCACTATACAGCTCTGATTCATCATCTGCTCCCCTCCCAActccttctcccttctcctctctgctcctatcTGACCCCCCCTGGTCCTGACCCACTACCTCTCGGTGCATATATGCCATTCCAGAtcccttccctctgctcctgtctACCCTCATCAGCTCCTGAccacctgcccctctgcttcttcccacctctgGCCCCTGCAACCTGCTTCTCAGCCCCCACAGCATTCCTCACCCTTCTTCACTATTCCTATCAGGCTCATCTCCTTCTCTTCCACTCTGCTTGCTTACCATCAGGGGAAGCATTAAGGCTGTGCTTTCATTAGGAAAAAAGATGTGTTCTTAACTTGAGCTCACTAACTTGAGAGATAAAATTCTAGGGAAGACACAAGTTTTCACTGTTTTTACACGTTAACAGGTCAAGTTAAAGACTAGAACCTCACCTAGTAATCATAACTTCTCTTGGATATATAGCATAACTTTTAGAAAGGGATCTAGTCTTCATTtaaaggaaagggatagaaaataagacagaaaatataacaccactatataaatccattgtgcatccacaccttgaatactgtgtgcagttctgggcaccccatctcaaaaagaacaTAGAAGAActgggaaaggttcagaaaagggcaacaaagatgattgaGAGTATGGAATGACTTCCATTTGAGGCAAAACTAAAAAAATTAGGGccattcagcttagaaaagagacgactaaggcgggatatggcagaggtctataaaatcattaatggtgtggaaaaaatgaagagagaagtgtcatttaccctttcccacaatacaaaagcCAGGGGTTACCTGATGAAATTCATAAgaagcaggtttaatacaaacaagaggaagtactttttcacataacacacagttaACCGAGGAACCCATTACCATGTGTTGTtgagatggccaaaagtataactagcttcaaaaaagaactagataagttcatggaaatagatccatcaatggctataggTCAAGacggtcaaggatgcaaccccaagcTTGGGAAGAActtaaatctctgactgccagaagacgGGAGGAGACGGGGGTTATCAttcaactgccctgttctgtatcctctccctgcagctctggtactggccactgtcataggcaggatatggggctagatggaccattggtctgactcagtatggcaattcttacgAGAATCTACCATTTCTAGACATTAGGTTTTAAGGTAAAGTTTCCAGAGTAAATAAAGCACTGTTCTCTTGTTGAATTTGCACCAAGAGGGCCCGAAGGTCAGCACACTGCCTATGCACCACTTTGATCTTCTAAATATGCTTTAGGTGGCACTTAAGTGGGGTGTTGGCCttttgctggccctctgcactggggtgaaattcactctgaAAAAGTAGCCCAGACTTAGAGAACATCCACTATTTATCTGAAGAGTGCTGTAACTTTAATTATTAAATGCAGACATCAATAACTTAACACCTTTACAGCTAACTGATGTACCAGTCTGTTGTCTGAATGTTcttcttatttaatatttatattatactaGCTCACAGAGATGCCTATCAGGCTTGGTCTTTGCTATGATAGATTCTGTACATATACAGACATAGATCATAAAATTTTTGGAGCGGGGATAGTGTCTAAGAATGGCATATTTTTAGTAAGGGGAATGCTCATTGCTTTCTgttctctcctcatacagaatgAGCACCACCTTGTGCAAAGGGCCAGCATGAGACCTATGCGCTATTGAAGTCCTACATATGCCCTAATTTGAGGCCTTGTGTTGCTGGCTCTTTGCCCAGAGAGGAATTTCACCCACATCCTATATTAAActaattaatttgttttaacaAGGGCACTatattctctctcccttccactCTTTCTGGTTCCCTCAGTCGTGTGACTGTCTGTAAATAAATCTGTGCAGTGCTTCTGCAAGTTTCTTGAGCATTTGGTTGTTCAATTCATTGGAATGGATTTCCACAGGAAACATGCTTCTTCCAAAAGCTGCAAAGGCAATTAAATTGCAGatgaggagacctgggttcagtctgggttttgtttcagaaaatacaTGTTAAAACAAAACAGCACAACAAAAACTAAATGacaactgaagccagtggaacaGTTTGATATCCTCCGGGGGAAGAATCCTACCAAAAACTAGCACTGTAACATCAAAGTCTAGAaaggaggattttaaaaaaacagtgggGAAACTAATTAAAAAAACTCTAAAGtctaaaactaaactaaaatccGTAGACTCAGGATGGATGCCACTAAACATACTATAACAGAGTCACAGAGGACATGCCCACtcctaaacaacaacaaaagtaggAGGAAGGCAAGGAAAAAGCCCACTATGTTTAAGCTATCGATCTATGGTGTTTGTATGACActtattaccatagtatctgagcaccttagaATCTTCTATGTGTTTTTTCTCACAAtattcctgtgaggtagggaagtgccatTACCCAGGGAGATCAGGTAACTCCAGTGTCTGTCTTTAGGAAATACAGCAAATGCTCGCTCTTTGAAAAAGTCTTTCCACCAAGAAAGtgcttgatcacagtctataagaacatatgtagggaacaaatatttgataatgggatctccaatctagcagacaaaggtataataaGATCTAATGATcggaagctgaagttagaaaaattcagactggaataaggtgtacatttttagcagtgggggtaattaaccattggaacaattttgcAAAGGCtgtggaggattctccatcactggcaatttttaaaattaagactggatgtttttaaaaagttatgtttTAGTTCAAAaggatttttgggggggaagggggaaattctaaggcctgtgttacacaggagatcagactggatcagtgattctcaaactattgtactggtgacccctttcacatagcaagcctctgagtgcaacccccccttataaattaaaaacacttgtttatatatttaacacctttATAAAAGCGGGGTTtgcggtggaggctgacagctatgacccccccccccccccatgtaataacctcacaaccccctgaggggcccCGACTCtcggtttgagaacccctggactagatgatcacaattgtcccttctggccttagaatctatgaataagaatgCTCACAACACCAATCCCCTTATGTACTCTTAATCCCtaccaatcaaaataaaaaattccatCCCAAGCAGTTTTGACCCCCAAAAGGGAGAAGTGTCAATGACTCCATGAAATCTACCGGGGCTTTGTTATGGATATTGATTTTACGTGGTAGGAACTTAGTTTTTATACTGCTGCCTATTACCATGATATCTAAGATAAAAAGTTCCCCAGTTTAGAGATGGGGATCTGAGGCCCAGAGGTCCagatcaaaggtatttaggcactgatcTGCcgctttaggtgcctaagtcatgCTGGCACCATAGCATATAGCTGGGTCTAGCGGTGCTGGGGCACAATGCTTCTTGGAGACAGTAAAGCAGATGGGCTCCAGCTCTAGCCTTCAAAAGGGGCCAGCCTGTGCTTCTGCCTATATCAATGCAGATCTGCTGGTTGTGGCAGAAGGTGAATGAAgacattacataagaacataagaatggccatactgggtcagaccaaaggtccatctagcccagtatcctgtctgccgacagtggccaatgccaggtgccccagagggcatgaacctaacaggtaatgatcaagtgatctctctcctgccatccatctccaccctctgacaaacagaggctagggacaccattccttacccatcatggctaatagtcattaatggacttaacctccatgaatttatccagttctcttttaaataagAGAGTTTAACCAAATAAGTTTTTTTCATGTTTATAAGTAAAATACATGGCGACAGTTGAAGAtcatcaatgacaaaactcctgttgactttactaggggcaggatttcaccccaggtagACATTTAACTATTTCAAACATAGATTGATTTAATTTTTCATGCAGTGATGCAAGGTGAATCTTTCTCATCACATTACTCACTATAGGTAACATTGTATTTGATGTACATTATATATGCATTGTTTTACTTGTCTTCCTATACAATATCTTTTATATTTGACTGCCATTTCAATAACAAAATATGATAACTTACCACGACATTCTTTTTCTACTTCTTTTCCCTCATTAtgttttttgttctctctctgacTCTCTATTTCAATGTAGTCCAATGTTTGTTTTCCCTCTGGTTAACTTTTCCTTCCTTCTACTTACGTAAATTTCTCTCTTCTTTCATCCCTTTTCTGTTCTTCATAAAGAGGAATCCCCTTGTGcatacactgaatgaggcaaggggtCTTGTGGAAATAGTAACGTGTGATTACAGTGTGTATCATGCTGCTTACACGCAAGGAAGATGAATTCAAGTTAGACAGGCAACCTGacttctggtatttcctaacttttacaAGCTTGACTTTGCAcctttaacattcttttaacatagatttttgtATGTAGTTTCCTATACTCTTAAaagcccaaacaaacaaacaacaataacaaaactaTCATGTGGAACAATACTGACTCTCCTATTTGTCATTAGCAGGGTTGTAACCTTTAGGGCCACAGCATAAAACTCTAACATATGAACTAATGGAATAACTGGTAGCAGTAATAGGTTGTTATCTTCTGTGTGAACCAGCCACTAGATGGGATCAGACACGCACTTTGCCAGTTGTTTTTACAGCTATTTGTTAGACAGCAATGGAATGATGACGTAAGGAAATCCTGGGTTCTAGTCAGAGGTTTAATAATAACTCAGCCAGATTTAGGCAGATTTTCATAGGAAGGGCAAAAGGCACAACCCCAAAACCAGTGTGAATCTATTCCAAATATCAAGTCCTTGCACCAAAGCATGGAGGTACTAGCCCATCTAGGAGAAAAGGATGTAAGAATATTTTTCACAGGGGTAAATTGTTGTTTAAATGGGTAAACCaatttagctgaaactttccaaaaaactcAGCCTGAAtcattaaagtttggcaaagttataagcagctgAAACCAGAGTCTTATAAGGAAAGTGTCAGATAAAGTTAATAaaaggcagtgctaccagccccaccagtgataaataatttttttcttttaatattatgTATCCACAAGTTTTAGTAGTCATGATGGCACCGGAGGAGATGACTGTCCCAGACGTGACGGTGAAGACAGTGGCGCTCGTCATGGTGGTGACCGTCCCAAACACGATGGGGGAGACGGTGGCGCCCGTCACGGTGGGGGAGACGGTGGCACCCGTCATAAAGGTGACCGTCCCAGATACACCAGGGAAGACAGTGGGGCCCGTCACGGAGGCTACCATCACGGAGGCGACCCTCACAGACACACCGGGGAAGACGGTGGCGCCTGTCACAGAGACGACCGTTCCAGACAAGATGGGGGAGACGGTGGCGCCTGTCACAGTGGTGACCCTCCCAAACACGATGGGGGAGACGGTGGCGCCTGTCATAAAGGTGACCATCCCAGACATGCCGGGGAAGACGGTGGCGCCCGTCACGGATGCTACCATCACGGAGGCGACCCTCACAGACACACTGGGGAAGACGTTGGCGCCTGTCACAGAGACGACCGTTCCAGACAAGATGGGGGAGACGGTGGCGCCTGTCACGGTGGTGACCCTCCCAAACACGATGGGGGAGACGGTGGCGCCCGTCACGGTGGTGACCGTCCCAAACACAATGGGGGAGACAGTGGCGCCTGTCATAAAGGTGACCATCCCAGACACGCCAGGGAAGACGGTGGCACCCGTCACGGATGCTACCATCATGGAGGCGACCCTCACAGACACACCGGGGAAGACGGTGGCGCCTGTCACAGAGGCGACTGTTCCAGACAAGATGGGGGAGACGGTGGCGCCCACCACGGAGGCGACAGTCCCAGACATGCTGAGGAAGATATTGGTGCTGCCCATCATGGACGCAACCGTCACGGAGGCAGCGGAAGAGACGGTGGCGCCCGTCACGGAGGCGACCGTCCTAGGCATGACGATGACCATAGTGCTTGGACATAAAAAAATCTCAACTTCAGGGCTGCCATCAGTAAAAAGCTTCTCAAGTTCTACAATGAAAATAAGTAGAGAATCAACATTCTTTTTCAAGTCTACTGCTAAACAACTAACTTTGGAGGACAAGAAGTTAGTCAGATCAACCTCTACCAACCTGACTTTTGGGCCAGgtctgtttttttaattcattatttCCTTACAATGTTGAATCCGTTCTCCCCTCACTGTGCATATACTAGTCCTGTTACGGCACTATTTTCTGCTCTCCTTGCCACTCGTCCAGTGATGGACTCTTGCAGATTTCCCCCTCAAAGCAGATTTCTCCCTCAAAGTCACATTGCTTAGACAGAATTTTCTTTGCCCATTCATCCTTGCTAGTGCAATGGAGATGGTACAAGGCTCCTTTTCTTAACTGCTGTTAAGACCTGCTGCTTAAATCACCATCCAAGAAGGTGCCATGGAGTTAAAATGCCTGCACTTCAGTCTTAGAGATTCAGCAAAGATCTTGCTATCCCCAGTTTCAGAAAATGCAGGGCTCAGTCCAGGTTTAAGCTAAGCAGTCCTTTGCGGCCTGATGCAGCTGCTGTTATATCAAGGTAATTTTGGCCAGAGTGTACTTGCTGGCCAAAGAGCTAATAATGCCTCAGTGATTTGATTTAAGGAAGTAACTGCAGTATTATAAACCTCATTGAGACTGAATTAACATTACTGgttaaattattttaacattGTTGGACTaaatttttcaaatattaatattttgattACAACCCCCTGAAAATTTCAGACAAATTTTTATTGACTCTTttggagggagttgggggggttgACAGCCATAGACTAGTATGACATTTTtctatttctaaaaaaaaccaccaaaaaaacaaaatttaaacattAAAGAAGTAGAATTTTTAATTGCTCATTTTCAGTGGCTTTTCAATcagtcttatttttaaaattgttttaattctCTAATTTTAGAATAGTTAGGGAAAAATACCCCCATCCTGCCAGCATGCAGGAGGAAAAAGCCAGGTACATGGATGGGCGGGGTAGGGGGAGGTATGCGAGAGAGAGGGAGAACTATAAATGGTATTCCCATTCCATGTGTATGTTCAAGAGTTCAAAACTTTTTGCCATtttgaatcaggatgaaaagttgaaatcttaAAAATGTTATGAacaaaaaatttgattttttttttcagttaaagtcaaaatgttacattttggtCATTTTTTTACCTCTTTAAAACTCTAATTagcttacatttcaaaatgaacattttgaagCTGTAAGACAAGAAATTTTcatttcatgaaacattttgacaattttgatttttttttcctgtctccaTTTTTTGGAGTAGGGAAATTTGTTGAAACAGACCCTGTTTTGCAAACAGTTTCTGTTCCAGCATTTCAggaattcttcaacaacaaaaatttgtctaaaaattcccaaccagctctagtgtgtgtgcattctctctttctcccttatCACAACCCGAGGAAGCAAATATGACGGAAATATGAACAAGTATAACCTAGGCACAGACATCTACCTTAGTGTACAGATAGCCTAAAGCAATATTTCTGAGCGTTGTGAACTGACTCTTTCATCTCTTCGGTGGGTTAGCTCAGATGCTTAATATTGATAATTTAAATACTAAGCTTTTAACTTGTTTCGTCACCAAACAAAGAGAGGGACAAGACTGCTCAGCCTAATGTGAGGGACATGTCTGTTTGGTGCCATGAATGGGTGTCACTGGAGGTATTACCAGCATTTGTCTCCAAATTTATCCATGGAGCCAAAAGGCCAAAAGTGGAGTGGATTCCAAACAGAATCTCACACCTCACTGAAGGGAGCCAATCCTGCAGAGCT includes:
- the LOC128837638 gene encoding mucin-4-like isoform X1, whose amino-acid sequence is MKMCKTILPCILLLSVLVVMMAPEEMTVPDVTVKTVALVMVVTVPNTMGETVAPVTVGETVAPVIKVTVPDTPGKTVGPVTEATITEATLTDTPGKTVAPVTETTVPDKMGETVAPVTVVTLPNTMGETVAPVIKVTIPDMPGKTVAPVTDATITEATLTDTLGKTLAPVTETTVPDKMGETVAPVTVVTLPNTMGETVAPVTVVTVPNTMGETVAPVIKVTIPDTPGKTVAPVTDATIMEATLTDTPGKTVAPVTEATVPDKMGETVAPTTEATVPDMLRKILVLPIMDATVTEAAEETVAPVTEATVLGMTMTIVLGHKKISTSGLPSVKSFSSSTMKISRESTFFFKSTAKQLTLEDKKLVRSTSTNLTFGPEKEQQTSELEIGLSIFFGILLIIVIIVCCCRWKKSRKSSFDLNSIEATIPLNTIETKEPSSDGEKK
- the LOC128837638 gene encoding mucin-4-like isoform X2, which translates into the protein MMAPEEMTVPDVTVKTVALVMVVTVPNTMGETVAPVTVGETVAPVIKVTVPDTPGKTVGPVTEATITEATLTDTPGKTVAPVTETTVPDKMGETVAPVTVVTLPNTMGETVAPVIKVTIPDMPGKTVAPVTDATITEATLTDTLGKTLAPVTETTVPDKMGETVAPVTVVTLPNTMGETVAPVTVVTVPNTMGETVAPVIKVTIPDTPGKTVAPVTDATIMEATLTDTPGKTVAPVTEATVPDKMGETVAPTTEATVPDMLRKILVLPIMDATVTEAAEETVAPVTEATVLGMTMTIVLGHKKISTSGLPSVKSFSSSTMKISRESTFFFKSTAKQLTLEDKKLVRSTSTNLTFGPEKEQQTSELEIGLSIFFGILLIIVIIVCCCRWKKSRKSSFDLNSIEATIPLNTIETKEPSSDGEKK